A stretch of Desulfatiglans sp. DNA encodes these proteins:
- the glnD gene encoding [protein-PII] uridylyltransferase, producing the protein MSVKTLAETPDFSKPASLAHSGTRAAYINLRESRDALFTEFSNGTVKDGFQERYSEIIDDYFRLSLQESNTGQGLFKKKVPLALVAVGGYGRRELCMYSDIDILILFGKKIPADAKALTGELFYPLWDLGLELGYGVRSIKDCIRLGHSDYEVLTSLMDARFICGDSPLYLNMVELLQKKVTGKESDKFIRWLQDRNAIRMVNFGDASHLLEPNLKEGIGGLRDYNHILWMAKSLFNTGNLKELEQLGKLSYQEYDELTRVVHFISTARNHLHYISSRKNDRMGFTFQEEIAKRLGYKKDGKTQAVEQFLEELHSSMESIKILHRSFLYGHAVKRTPRKIHVELEDIRHGLHLHQDEIAYNSAKVILEDPSILMRIFEVSSKYGVILTIDARRFTREFLSLIDDRFRSSEKIFKGFLNILNGPYTVTILDQMFDTGFLDSYIPEFGRVRGRVQFDAYHIYPVGRHILEAVSFIKNISREKDMLLIDAFNDIKNREALLLATLFHDIGKTGKGHSKRGARITRGILERINYPGEPAEDIIFLVENHLFLAETASRRDLNDEKIIIQSARRIGTTERLKLLLLLTWADSKATGPSVWNEWTANLIKELYFKVLHILERGELATPDASQKIDRLKRQIKRLTTGALTPTDFDYYFETMPQRYKLNTPAAEIVHHIEIVKELKSRLLKEESPFVFEFRENSFGGYWEVCFVAKDRPGLFSDIAGIMALNNINILNANIYTWQDGTAVDIFYVTKPLDEINPEETWSRINRDFAMKIGGRLSLTGRLLEKAAPVAGIIHKPAKPTEVNIDNASSDFFTLVEVFSTDRIGLLYIITRTLFDLHLDIRIAKIGNKGDQSADIFYVIDFDGQKIEDEPRISEIKDALIKELEAG; encoded by the coding sequence ATGTCAGTAAAAACCCTGGCTGAAACGCCTGATTTTTCAAAACCTGCATCTCTAGCCCACTCAGGAACAAGGGCTGCATATATTAACCTGAGGGAATCCAGAGATGCCCTTTTTACCGAATTTTCAAACGGAACTGTAAAGGATGGTTTTCAGGAAAGATACTCTGAAATTATAGATGATTATTTCAGGTTATCGCTTCAGGAGAGCAATACAGGCCAGGGGCTCTTTAAAAAAAAGGTGCCCCTGGCGCTTGTTGCAGTTGGAGGGTACGGCAGAAGAGAATTATGCATGTACTCGGATATCGATATCCTGATTCTTTTCGGAAAAAAGATTCCTGCCGATGCCAAGGCTTTAACCGGGGAGCTGTTTTACCCCCTCTGGGACCTGGGGCTTGAACTTGGTTACGGTGTAAGGAGCATAAAAGACTGTATCAGGCTAGGCCACAGCGATTATGAAGTGCTTACCTCGCTTATGGATGCAAGGTTTATATGCGGGGATTCACCTCTCTACCTAAATATGGTGGAACTTCTTCAGAAAAAGGTTACAGGTAAAGAGTCGGATAAATTTATCAGGTGGCTCCAGGACAGGAACGCCATTAGAATGGTAAACTTCGGGGATGCTAGTCACCTGCTTGAACCTAATCTTAAGGAGGGCATAGGTGGGTTAAGGGACTACAATCATATTTTATGGATGGCAAAATCCCTGTTTAATACAGGTAATTTAAAAGAGCTTGAACAACTTGGCAAGCTTTCATACCAGGAATATGACGAGCTAACAAGGGTTGTCCATTTCATTTCAACTGCAAGAAATCATTTGCATTATATCTCAAGTAGAAAAAATGACAGGATGGGTTTTACCTTTCAGGAGGAGATAGCAAAAAGGCTGGGTTATAAAAAGGATGGGAAAACACAGGCTGTTGAACAGTTTCTTGAAGAGCTCCACTCTTCAATGGAAAGCATCAAAATCCTTCACCGCTCTTTTCTTTATGGTCATGCGGTCAAAAGGACCCCGAGAAAGATACATGTAGAGCTTGAAGATATCAGGCACGGACTACACCTGCACCAGGACGAAATAGCCTATAATTCAGCAAAGGTCATACTTGAAGATCCCTCAATCCTGATGAGGATATTTGAGGTAAGCAGCAAATACGGCGTTATCCTGACAATAGATGCAAGAAGATTTACCCGTGAATTTCTTTCCCTGATAGATGACAGGTTCCGGAGTTCTGAAAAGATATTCAAAGGTTTCCTGAATATCCTGAACGGCCCCTACACTGTTACCATACTGGATCAGATGTTTGACACGGGATTTTTGGACAGTTACATCCCTGAATTTGGCAGGGTAAGGGGCAGGGTACAGTTTGATGCCTACCATATTTATCCGGTTGGAAGGCATATACTTGAAGCGGTCTCATTTATAAAAAACATATCAAGGGAAAAGGATATGCTTCTTATTGATGCCTTTAACGATATTAAAAACAGAGAGGCGCTTCTGCTGGCGACACTATTTCATGACATAGGAAAGACAGGTAAGGGGCATTCAAAAAGAGGAGCAAGGATTACAAGAGGCATACTTGAGAGGATAAATTACCCCGGTGAACCTGCAGAAGATATCATCTTTCTTGTGGAAAATCATCTTTTTCTTGCAGAGACAGCAAGCCGTCGTGATCTGAACGATGAAAAGATAATTATTCAGAGTGCAAGGAGAATAGGCACAACAGAGAGGCTCAAATTGCTCTTATTGCTCACCTGGGCGGATTCAAAGGCCACAGGCCCATCGGTTTGGAATGAATGGACCGCAAATCTTATAAAGGAGCTCTATTTCAAGGTGCTCCATATCCTTGAAAGAGGTGAGCTCGCCACGCCTGATGCATCCCAGAAGATCGACAGGCTTAAGAGGCAGATAAAAAGACTTACTACAGGCGCTCTTACACCAACTGACTTTGATTATTACTTTGAGACCATGCCGCAGAGGTATAAGCTCAACACCCCTGCAGCGGAGATCGTCCATCATATTGAGATAGTAAAGGAGCTTAAATCCAGGCTATTAAAAGAGGAGAGCCCCTTTGTATTTGAGTTCCGTGAAAACAGTTTTGGCGGATACTGGGAGGTGTGTTTTGTGGCAAAGGACAGGCCCGGCCTTTTTTCAGATATTGCAGGTATTATGGCCCTTAACAATATCAATATCCTGAACGCTAATATCTATACATGGCAGGATGGAACCGCGGTTGACATCTTTTATGTAACAAAACCACTTGATGAGATAAACCCGGAGGAGACGTGGAGCAGAATAAACAGGGACTTTGCAATGAAAATTGGCGGCAGGCTTTCCCTGACCGGAAGGTTACTGGAGAAGGCGGCCCCTGTAGCAGGGATCATTCACAAACCGGCCAAACCCACTGAGGTTAATATAGACAACGCATCGTCGGACTTTTTTACGCTTGTTGAGGTCTTCTCAACTGACAGGATCGGCTTATTATATATTATTACCAGGACACTCTTTGACCTGCATCTTGACATCAGGATTGCCAAGATAGGTAATAAGGGAGACCAGAGCGCAGATATATTTTATGTAATTGATTTTGATGGGCAGAAAATCGAGGATGAACCGCGAATTTCCGAAATAAAAGATGCACTGATAAAGGAGCTTGAAGCAGGGTAG
- a CDS encoding P-II family nitrogen regulator yields the protein MKKLEVIIKSFKLDDVKEGLSAIGIKGLTVSEVKGFGRQRGHKEIYRGAEYQVDFVPKIKLEVVMETELVNEAVKVILEKATTGQIGDGKIFILPVDEVIRIRTGEKGKSAI from the coding sequence ATGAAAAAACTGGAAGTAATCATTAAGTCTTTTAAGCTGGATGATGTAAAAGAGGGGCTCTCTGCGATCGGGATTAAAGGGCTTACAGTGAGTGAGGTAAAGGGCTTTGGCCGACAGAGGGGCCACAAGGAGATATACAGAGGCGCAGAATATCAGGTTGATTTTGTGCCAAAGATAAAGCTTGAAGTTGTAATGGAGACCGAACTGGTTAATGAGGCAGTTAAGGTAATTCTTGAAAAAGCCACGACCGGCCAGATAGGCGATGGCAAAATCTTTATTCTCCCTGTTGATGAGGTGATTCGAATAAGAACCGGTGAGAAAGGCAAAAGCGCCATCTAG
- a CDS encoding ammonium transporter, which translates to MNAGDTVFVLLSAALVMFMTPGLALFYGGLVRNKNVLGTIMQSFILLCIITLEWVLIGYSMSFGPDMGGIIGNLDWFALKGVGMEPSESYGTTVPHMAFMIFQCMFAVITPALITGAFAERIKFSAFLLFSLIWAVLVYNPLCHWAWGGGWMGEMGALDFAGGTVVHISSGSAALVAALVLGKRKGFGTTPYIPHNLPMAITGAAILWFGWFGFNAGSALSANGLAANAFVVTHISAAVAALSWMFAEWIHSGKPTTLGAASGAVAGLVAITPACGFVGPVAAIVIGLVAGALCFCGVMMKGKLGYDDSLDVVGIHGLGGIWGALATGLFASTAINPDGANGLFFGNPGQLWIQFVSVIGTMAFSFVMTFIILKVVDLIIGLRVSSEDEERGLDISLHNETGYN; encoded by the coding sequence ATGAACGCAGGAGATACCGTATTTGTTCTATTATCAGCAGCCCTGGTTATGTTTATGACCCCCGGGCTGGCGCTTTTTTATGGAGGTCTTGTAAGAAATAAGAATGTACTTGGGACCATAATGCAGAGTTTTATACTGCTTTGTATCATTACCCTGGAGTGGGTGCTTATCGGGTATTCAATGTCATTTGGCCCGGATATGGGCGGCATAATTGGGAACCTGGACTGGTTTGCGCTTAAAGGAGTAGGCATGGAGCCAAGTGAAAGCTATGGAACAACTGTGCCTCATATGGCATTTATGATATTTCAATGCATGTTTGCAGTTATCACGCCGGCCCTTATTACAGGCGCCTTTGCTGAACGTATTAAATTCAGCGCCTTTCTGCTTTTCTCGCTGATATGGGCGGTGCTGGTCTATAACCCTCTTTGCCACTGGGCATGGGGAGGCGGCTGGATGGGCGAGATGGGTGCGCTTGATTTTGCCGGTGGAACAGTTGTACACATAAGTTCGGGCTCAGCAGCATTAGTTGCAGCCCTTGTGCTGGGTAAACGAAAGGGGTTCGGAACAACTCCCTATATCCCCCATAATCTGCCCATGGCGATAACCGGGGCAGCAATTCTCTGGTTCGGGTGGTTTGGATTCAATGCGGGCAGTGCCCTTTCTGCTAATGGCCTTGCCGCAAACGCCTTTGTGGTAACCCATATATCAGCGGCTGTTGCAGCGCTTTCATGGATGTTTGCAGAATGGATACACAGCGGCAAACCTACCACACTGGGCGCTGCCAGCGGCGCGGTTGCAGGGCTTGTTGCCATTACACCGGCCTGCGGGTTTGTCGGGCCAGTAGCAGCAATAGTTATCGGTCTTGTGGCAGGTGCACTTTGTTTCTGCGGCGTAATGATGAAGGGCAAACTGGGTTATGACGATTCACTTGATGTTGTCGGTATTCATGGCCTCGGCGGCATATGGGGCGCGCTTGCAACAGGACTCTTTGCCAGCACAGCAATAAATCCGGATGGGGCAAACGGTCTTTTTTTCGGAAACCCGGGGCAGCTCTGGATTCAGTTTGTATCAGTTATAGGTACAATGGCATTCTCTTTTGTAATGACCTTTATAATCCTGAAGGTTGTGGACCTGATTATCGGATTAAGGGTTAGCTCTGAAGATGAAGAAAGAGGGCTTGATATCAGCCTGCATAATGAAACCGGTTATAATTAG
- the carB gene encoding carbamoyl-phosphate synthase large subunit, with product MPKIKDIKKVMIISSGPIIIGQACEFDYSGTQACKALRKLGYEIVLANSNPATIMTDPGMAEATYIEPLNVNVMKEIIEKERPDALLPNLGGQTGLNLSSELAEAGILAEYGVKVIGVDLEAIKKGEDRIEFKKTMESLGIEMPKSKPAYTIEEAEKIAEELGYPVVIRPAYTMGGTGGGLVYNIEELRAVASRGISASMVGQILIEESVLGWEELELEVVRDAKNQMITVCFIENVDAMGVHTGDSYCTAPMLTIDKELQKRLQKHAYDIVEAINVIGGTNVQFAHDPKTGRIVVIEINPRTSRSSALASKATGFPIALVSALLAGGMTLDEMPYWKEGTLEKYTPWGDYVVVKFSRWAFEKFEGAVDKLGTQMRAVGEVMSIGKNYKEAFQKAIRSLENGRHGLGFAKNFNKKTLDELMDMLSEPSSERQFIMYEAIRKGASVSELNKKTHIKTWFIEQMKELVDLENIILEYCGKELPDDLLIRAKKDGFADKYLAKILQVPEKDIREKRIKLGLVEAWEPVPVSGVEDAAYYYSTYNAPDKVSVSSSRKIMVLGGGPNRIGQGIEFDYCCVHAAFAIRDEGLESIMVNCNPETVSTDYDTSNKLYFEPLTVEDVLSIYEKEKPEGVIVQFGGQTPLNLASELEKAGVKIIGTSPDAIDLAEDRDRFRNIMKKLGIPQPESGMAVNLDDALAIAATIGYPLMVRPSYVLGGRAMEVIHDEEMLRRYVNAAVDVTPERPILIDKFLENAIEAEADAIADGKDAFVPAVMEHIELAGIHSGDSACVIPPVSIPAKHVETIYEYTKKIAIELNVVGLMNIQYAIANDTVYILEANPRASRTVPLVSKVCNIQMARMATQIMLGKKIKDLDIKPRNIPHYGVKESVFPFNMFPEVDPILGPEMRSTGEVLGLADSFGLAYYKAQEATQLVLPSSGTVLLTVTEDDRPAVLEVARQFRALDFKLKATNGTCRFLNENGIEAEPIFKMHEGRPNIVDGIKNNEIALVINTPSGKLSKHDDSYIRKAAIKYKVPYITTLAAGIAAARGIAAFRKGHGIVKSLQSYHSDIK from the coding sequence ATGCCAAAAATCAAGGATATAAAGAAGGTAATGATTATCAGTTCCGGGCCAATAATAATTGGACAGGCCTGTGAATTTGACTATTCAGGCACCCAGGCCTGTAAGGCGCTCAGAAAACTTGGATATGAGATAGTTCTGGCCAACTCCAACCCGGCCACCATTATGACTGATCCGGGTATGGCAGAGGCAACATATATTGAACCGCTTAATGTAAACGTTATGAAAGAGATAATTGAAAAGGAGAGACCTGATGCCCTTCTCCCCAATCTGGGGGGGCAGACAGGCTTGAACCTCTCTTCAGAACTGGCTGAAGCAGGCATATTGGCTGAATACGGGGTAAAGGTAATAGGCGTTGACCTTGAGGCAATAAAAAAGGGCGAAGACAGGATCGAGTTTAAGAAAACAATGGAAAGCCTTGGCATAGAGATGCCAAAGAGCAAACCAGCCTACACGATTGAAGAGGCGGAAAAGATTGCCGAAGAGCTGGGCTACCCGGTTGTTATCCGACCGGCCTATACAATGGGCGGCACCGGAGGCGGGCTTGTCTATAATATTGAAGAGCTCAGGGCCGTTGCATCAAGAGGTATATCCGCAAGCATGGTCGGGCAGATACTGATTGAGGAATCTGTTTTAGGCTGGGAAGAGCTTGAACTTGAGGTGGTGCGTGATGCCAAAAACCAGATGATTACTGTCTGCTTTATAGAAAATGTTGACGCAATGGGGGTTCATACGGGTGATTCCTACTGCACTGCGCCTATGCTCACCATTGATAAGGAGCTACAGAAAAGACTCCAGAAACATGCATACGATATTGTTGAGGCTATAAACGTTATTGGCGGCACAAACGTACAGTTTGCTCATGATCCTAAAACAGGGAGGATTGTTGTTATAGAGATAAACCCGAGGACATCAAGGTCTTCAGCGCTTGCATCAAAGGCAACAGGATTTCCTATTGCCCTTGTATCAGCCCTCCTGGCTGGCGGCATGACCCTGGATGAAATGCCCTACTGGAAGGAAGGCACACTGGAGAAGTACACACCCTGGGGCGATTATGTTGTGGTTAAATTCTCCCGCTGGGCCTTTGAAAAATTTGAAGGGGCAGTCGATAAACTGGGCACCCAGATGCGCGCGGTCGGCGAGGTTATGAGTATAGGCAAGAATTATAAAGAGGCATTTCAGAAGGCCATCCGCTCACTTGAAAACGGCAGGCATGGGCTCGGTTTCGCCAAAAATTTTAATAAAAAGACGCTTGATGAACTGATGGATATGCTTTCCGAGCCATCAAGCGAGAGACAGTTCATCATGTACGAGGCCATAAGAAAAGGGGCATCGGTTTCTGAGCTCAATAAAAAGACCCATATCAAGACATGGTTTATTGAACAGATGAAGGAGCTGGTTGATCTTGAGAACATAATACTGGAATACTGCGGAAAGGAATTGCCTGATGATCTTTTGATCAGAGCCAAAAAGGATGGATTCGCTGATAAATACCTCGCAAAGATTTTACAGGTGCCGGAAAAAGATATCAGAGAAAAACGTATTAAGCTCGGCCTTGTGGAGGCATGGGAGCCGGTTCCTGTGAGCGGCGTGGAGGATGCAGCCTACTACTATTCCACCTATAATGCCCCTGACAAGGTGTCTGTGAGCAGCAGCCGAAAGATCATGGTGCTAGGAGGAGGCCCCAACAGGATCGGGCAGGGGATAGAGTTTGATTACTGCTGCGTTCATGCGGCCTTTGCCATAAGGGATGAGGGGCTTGAGTCCATAATGGTCAACTGTAATCCTGAAACCGTATCCACAGATTATGACACCTCCAATAAGCTCTATTTTGAGCCTCTTACTGTTGAAGATGTATTAAGCATCTATGAAAAGGAAAAGCCTGAAGGGGTTATAGTGCAGTTCGGCGGACAGACCCCTCTTAACCTTGCATCAGAGCTTGAAAAGGCCGGTGTAAAGATAATAGGCACATCCCCCGATGCGATTGACCTCGCTGAAGACCGTGACCGTTTCAGGAATATCATGAAAAAACTCGGAATACCTCAGCCTGAGTCAGGCATGGCAGTCAATCTGGATGATGCTCTGGCAATAGCTGCAACAATAGGATACCCTCTTATGGTGAGGCCATCATATGTGCTAGGGGGCAGGGCAATGGAGGTGATACATGATGAAGAGATGCTGAGGCGTTATGTGAATGCTGCGGTTGATGTAACCCCTGAAAGGCCCATACTGATAGATAAATTTCTTGAAAATGCAATTGAGGCTGAGGCCGATGCAATAGCTGATGGAAAAGATGCCTTTGTGCCTGCGGTAATGGAACATATAGAGCTTGCAGGGATACATTCAGGGGATTCCGCCTGTGTAATCCCACCGGTCAGCATACCTGCCAAGCATGTTGAGACCATATATGAATATACAAAAAAGATAGCTATAGAGCTCAATGTTGTGGGGCTCATGAATATCCAGTATGCCATAGCTAATGATACTGTGTATATACTTGAGGCAAACCCGAGGGCATCAAGGACAGTGCCCCTTGTATCAAAGGTGTGCAATATCCAGATGGCCCGCATGGCAACACAGATAATGCTTGGTAAAAAGATTAAAGACCTTGATATAAAACCGAGGAATATCCCCCATTATGGCGTAAAGGAGTCAGTGTTCCCCTTTAATATGTTCCCTGAGGTTGACCCCATACTCGGCCCTGAGATGCGCTCAACAGGTGAGGTGCTTGGGCTTGCTGACTCATTCGGCCTTGCCTATTACAAGGCCCAGGAGGCTACCCAGCTTGTTCTTCCATCAAGCGGGACAGTGCTTTTAACAGTAACTGAGGATGACAGGCCCGCGGTGCTTGAGGTGGCAAGGCAGTTCAGGGCACTTGATTTTAAACTTAAGGCTACTAATGGGACGTGCAGATTCCTTAATGAAAACGGCATAGAGGCAGAACCAATATTCAAGATGCACGAAGGGAGGCCCAATATTGTTGATGGCATTAAAAACAATGAGATCGCCCTTGTTATCAACACGCCATCAGGCAAACTTAGCAAGCATGATGATTCTTATATCAGAAAGGCAGCTATCAAATACAAGGTACCCTATATTACAACCCTTGCAGCAGGTATTGCAGCGGCAAGAGGGATAGCGGCATTCCGCAAAGGACACGGAATTGTTAAGTCCCTTCAGAGTTATCACAGCGATATAAAATAA
- a CDS encoding FAD-dependent oxidoreductase, whose amino-acid sequence MIFMMPHDQTKNVLIIGGGVAGMSAAKRLAGHSVNVHLVERSDYPGGHASKWACMATLQCQYCGACLSHDLIRETEELKNITLYKGCMVDSIKNLEGSYRVHINGGIDKEFFVDAICLATGFTPFDPGSLSCFEYRTKGVITTAELGRIIKDETLIEAVHNKPSPSIAFIQCIGSRNRELGSDYCSQVCCKTSVRFANKITSMIPDASVTIFHMDLQTCGKMFRSQVTDLSKGVNFIQGIPGKILPVENDRLRLFREDRDTGARQASDFDMVVLAIGMQPGDTPEQALNLGLELDIWGFISQDRPDSRERIYSAGAVKGPVDIISAIEQGITAAHDCLKDMGVTPVDSGRPIAVLGGGDEGRIVAKALKGSGHTICLFEKGNNLPAPDGVTLFPESNIKEISGVAGNFIIMAESDNSPVQIRVSAIVVATGADIKRLSDEKGIFASGQVISLDTFRQRALSEITNSCKNIVFWLDHAAPETKANSRDVLLCAIEVKDAGANVTIMMEKMLVHDIDGQMLYDSARHKGIKFLRAQTPSDILVAEINGRINIKINEATLSGLTIDVPCDMLIIPEMLKAAEENRELSGILRQEMDIEGFLQSPNPRHRRVQSARKGVFYAGSCHDDISEKDLLHEIRTINALINLMPQDESSCQAYAEIDTGKCGKCLTCLRICPHAAVMLDDHSPFISASACLACGLCVTSCPASAISIKGSEADGAGLSGLSGALVFACKRAIAVADNSPDKMNEALKGCKIIPIDCACSLDPKLIIDHFAAGAQRIMVMSCHPENCLSIHGNSSAEKKAERIYKDTGIPLSMLSVHAIAANEPVRLVNLIKGDLSQKENSDE is encoded by the coding sequence ATGATTTTTATGATGCCCCATGATCAAACAAAAAATGTCCTGATTATTGGAGGTGGTGTGGCAGGCATGTCTGCCGCAAAGAGGCTTGCAGGCCATTCTGTAAATGTACACCTTGTCGAAAGGTCAGATTATCCTGGCGGCCATGCCTCAAAATGGGCATGCATGGCCACTCTTCAATGCCAGTACTGCGGCGCCTGCTTAAGCCATGACCTCATCCGCGAAACAGAAGAGCTCAAAAATATTACCCTGTATAAAGGGTGCATGGTGGATTCCATAAAAAACCTTGAGGGGTCTTACCGGGTACATATTAATGGCGGCATTGATAAAGAGTTTTTTGTGGATGCAATATGCCTTGCCACAGGCTTTACCCCGTTTGACCCTGGCAGTTTGAGTTGCTTTGAATACCGGACAAAGGGTGTAATAACCACGGCAGAGCTTGGCAGGATTATAAAAGATGAAACCCTCATAGAGGCAGTACATAATAAACCTTCACCATCCATTGCATTTATCCAGTGTATCGGGTCAAGAAACCGCGAACTCGGGTCTGATTACTGCTCACAGGTCTGCTGTAAAACATCTGTGCGGTTTGCAAACAAGATAACCAGCATGATCCCTGATGCATCTGTTACGATCTTTCATATGGACCTCCAGACCTGCGGGAAGATGTTCCGCTCACAGGTAACAGACCTAAGCAAGGGAGTTAATTTCATACAGGGTATCCCTGGTAAAATATTGCCTGTTGAAAATGACCGGCTCAGATTATTCCGGGAAGATAGAGATACAGGTGCGAGGCAGGCCTCTGATTTTGATATGGTTGTGCTGGCCATCGGCATGCAGCCGGGTGACACCCCGGAGCAGGCATTGAACCTGGGCCTTGAGCTGGACATATGGGGTTTTATCTCTCAGGATAGACCCGACAGCAGAGAAAGAATCTATTCAGCAGGGGCTGTCAAAGGCCCTGTGGATATTATATCAGCCATAGAGCAGGGTATCACTGCCGCACACGATTGTCTTAAGGATATGGGTGTCACACCGGTAGATTCAGGCAGGCCAATTGCAGTGCTTGGTGGAGGAGATGAAGGACGTATCGTCGCAAAAGCACTGAAGGGTTCAGGCCACACGATTTGCCTCTTTGAAAAAGGTAATAACCTGCCTGCCCCTGATGGGGTTACCCTGTTCCCTGAAAGTAACATAAAGGAGATATCAGGGGTTGCAGGTAATTTTATCATTATGGCTGAATCAGATAACTCACCTGTTCAAATCAGGGTGTCGGCAATTGTTGTTGCAACCGGGGCTGATATAAAAAGGCTTTCAGATGAAAAGGGGATATTTGCAAGCGGGCAGGTTATTTCTCTTGATACTTTCAGGCAAAGGGCTCTCAGTGAAATCACAAATAGCTGTAAAAATATTGTTTTCTGGCTGGATCATGCAGCCCCTGAAACTAAAGCAAACAGCAGGGATGTGCTTTTATGCGCCATTGAGGTGAAAGATGCAGGGGCAAATGTCACAATCATGATGGAAAAGATGCTGGTGCATGATATTGACGGGCAGATGCTTTATGACTCCGCACGCCACAAAGGCATCAAGTTTTTACGCGCCCAGACCCCATCAGATATTCTCGTAGCAGAAATTAATGGCCGTATAAACATTAAGATAAATGAGGCGACACTTTCTGGCCTTACCATAGATGTGCCATGTGACATGCTTATTATACCTGAGATGTTAAAAGCGGCCGAAGAGAACAGGGAATTATCAGGGATATTGCGGCAGGAAATGGATATTGAAGGGTTTCTACAGTCACCAAATCCAAGGCACCGCAGGGTTCAGAGCGCAAGAAAAGGGGTCTTTTATGCCGGCTCATGTCATGATGATATAAGCGAAAAGGATCTTCTTCATGAGATAAGGACAATAAATGCCCTTATCAACCTTATGCCCCAGGATGAGAGTTCATGCCAGGCCTATGCCGAAATAGATACAGGCAAATGTGGCAAATGTCTTACTTGCCTGCGCATATGCCCCCATGCTGCTGTTATGCTGGATGACCATTCACCCTTTATCTCTGCCAGCGCCTGTCTTGCCTGCGGCCTGTGTGTTACATCATGTCCCGCATCAGCCATCTCCATAAAGGGTTCAGAAGCAGATGGGGCAGGGCTTTCCGGTTTATCAGGCGCCCTTGTCTTTGCCTGTAAAAGAGCCATTGCCGTGGCTGATAACTCACCTGATAAAATGAATGAGGCCTTAAAAGGATGCAAGATCATCCCTATTGATTGCGCGTGCAGCCTTGACCCAAAGTTGATAATCGACCATTTTGCAGCAGGGGCGCAAAGGATAATGGTAATGAGCTGTCACCCTGAAAACTGCCTCTCTATTCATGGCAACAGCTCTGCAGAGAAAAAGGCAGAAAGGATATATAAAGATACAGGAATCCCTCTATCAATGCTGAGCGTTCATGCGATAGCTGCAAATGAGCCTGTGCGCCTGGTAAATCTGATCAAAGGGGACTTAAGCCAAAAGGAAAATTCTGATGAATAA